CGTTAAATCTTTTGAGTAAAATTGAGCTTTTTTAGTTACAAGATTTTTGCTACCAACGGCCAGTGCTTGCGAGGGCTCTTGTCGTTGGTAGCTTGAAAATCGCTTAAAACTTGGCGTTTACACGAACTCCTAACGTGCGGGCAGAAGGTGTAGAGATATACTCAAACCCAATATTGTTTACACCACTCGCACTAAACCCTGTTTCGGGGTCTACATTTGGAATGTTAGACTTGATTAACCACAAATTACGTCCATAGAATGAAATACGCAGTTTTTGCAGTCTCAAATTATTAACCCATTTTTGTGGGAAAGTATAGCCTAAGGTCAATGAACGTAATTTGATAAAGCTGGCATCATACACGTACTCATCGTGTCTACCGTATAGGTTGCCATAGTAGTCTTGTGGCAATACTTTGGTAGTGTTTACCTCGCCACTCTCTGTCACACTGTTAGGTACTACAAAGCCGTCTTCGCGGTTGTTTCCGGTAGCTTCAAACTGCCCGGCAGCGTGTCCATAGTAGTTGGTTCCAGAGAATAAATCGCCACCGTGACGAATGTCAATCAAGAAGTTAAAGTCAAAACCTTTGAAACGAAAGGTGTTAGAAATACCGCCAGTCCACTCAGGGGTGGCGTTGCCCAATACGCCCAAATCAGCAGTTAATAAAGGCATTCCGGCTTGGTCTACTATAACTCGTCCCTGGTCATCTCTTCTTTGCGAACGTCCTAAGATACTTCCAAACGGCTGTCCTGGCTGGGCTTCTACGATGATACCAAAGAAGCTACCCAACTGAAAACTTTCAATTTGACCGTTAGGATCAAGTGATACTACCGAGTTTTGGTTGCGGGCATAGTTTACCTGAATATCCCACTGAAAATCGCCTGGCTTTTTAGCCTTGAACGGGGTGGCAGAGAGTTGCACTTCTACCCCTTTGTTGTCTAGCCGACCAGCATTGATCAAAGCACTGCCATAACCCGAAGCACGTGAAACTGGTAAGTAAATGATTTGGTTTTCGGTTTTAGACTGGTAGTAAGTTACATTTATTCCAACACGTCGGTTAAAAAACTGAAGATCAGCTCCAATTTCAGTAGTAGTAGTCAGCTCATTTTTGAGGTCAGGGTTAGGAATTACATTAGATACTCTGAACAAGTTTACATCTCTGAAGGTGTTCGTTTCAGACACATAAATAGGATCCAGTTGATAAGGTTGTCCACCTGCACCTGCTGTGGCATAGTTTACCAATATTTTTCCAAAGCTAAACCATTTTGGAAGTTGCTCCGACAATAGTTCGCTAAACACTACCGAACCACGGGCTGAGTAATATAAGAACGATTGATTGGATTGGGGCAAGGTAGAGTTCCAGTCGTTACGCAAAGAAAACCCTGCACTAATGGCGCGATCAAACAAAAATGTTGCATCAGCAAACAAACTTTGAATCTCAAGTTCAGAATTGAATGTAGTGATTGGAGTTTCACCTTGAGCGTTGTCAAAAGAGTAGTTATTGGCTGTAATCAATGCAAGCGCACTATTGGTGTTCGACTCAGTCTTACTATTCATTCGGTTGGCACCCAATAAGAAGTTTATATTGAGGCGTTGCGATAAGTTTTTGTTTCCTAAAAGAGCAATCTCTTGATTGATCTCATTAACAAAGTACCCTTGTTGAAAAATTCGTCCTTCATCACGAGGTACCCAAGTACCTTTAGCTACGCGTTGCTTGCGGGTTTCACGGTAAAAATCGTTCATCACTCTACCACGTAGTTTAATGCCTTTAGCCAATTCATAGGAAAGTGTTGCCGCCCCGTTTATTCTGTCTCTTCTCAATGAGTTGGTATTTTTATGCAGTGTCCAATAAGGATTGTCAGAATAGTAAGTCAACCAGTTTTTTTGTGTACCATCTGGGTTTTCGTAGTTGTCTTTCAGGTGTTTTGCAAAGTCAATCTGGCGTCCTCCCCAAATAAATTGGTTGGTAGGGTTAGAGTAACCTCCGTTGGAGCTACCATACCCCACTACTGGGCGGTTGCCCGAATTGGTAGCAGTATATGTAGCAGTCAAAGAACCACTTAGTCTGTCAGTTAACTTGAAACCTGCTTTAGTAGTTACTACATCGCGCGACAAGTCAGTGTTAGGCATCATTCCTTTGTGGTCAAATCTCGTATATCCAACCCTGATGTGGTTTTTCAAACCTCCTGAAGTAATGGCTACATTGTGGGTAGTGGCTACTCCTGTCTCAAAAAAGTCACGGAAGTTGTTAGGGGCAGCTACCCAAGGTTGTTGCTTGCCGTGAAACTGGTCTCTTGGTTGACCGTCAAACTTAGGTCCCCAGCTTTGGTCAGCCCAGTCAGCGGTTCCTCCACCACTACCATCTACCCATTCAAACTGACCGTTCCAACCTTGTCCATATTGGTTCTGAAACTTAGGCGTTACAAAAGGACGCTCAAGCGCTAGGTTAAAGTTATAGTCAATGCCAATGCCTTTTTTACCTTTACCAGTCTTGGTGGTAATCAAGATTACCCCGTTACCTCCACGAGCTCCATACAAAGCAGTAGCGGCAGGCCCTTTCAATACCG
The genomic region above belongs to Microscilla marina ATCC 23134 and contains:
- a CDS encoding SusC/RagA family TonB-linked outer membrane protein, which codes for MKKYLFTIIALCIAIMHAQAQSTTITGKVTDPKGEVIPGATVLEKNTNNGTATNTDGSFSLTLQSANPTLVISAIGFAKQEIVVGAQTKFDIKLATDAEELDEVVVTALGVSKEKATLSYAVQSIKPSDLTDARDNNVINSLSGQIAGAQVTGSSGGVGSSARIILRGYTSLAGNNQPLFVVDGIPYDNSSSNVQGWGNGVDYGNAAADINPDDVASVSVLKGPAATALYGARGGNGVILITTKTGKGKKGIGIDYNFNLALERPFVTPKFQNQYGQGWNGQFEWVDGSGGGTADWADQSWGPKFDGQPRDQFHGKQQPWVAAPNNFRDFFETGVATTHNVAITSGGLKNHIRVGYTRFDHKGMMPNTDLSRDVVTTKAGFKLTDRLSGSLTATYTATNSGNRPVVGYGSSNGGYSNPTNQFIWGGRQIDFAKHLKDNYENPDGTQKNWLTYYSDNPYWTLHKNTNSLRRDRINGAATLSYELAKGIKLRGRVMNDFYRETRKQRVAKGTWVPRDEGRIFQQGYFVNEINQEIALLGNKNLSQRLNINFLLGANRMNSKTESNTNSALALITANNYSFDNAQGETPITTFNSELEIQSLFADATFLFDRAISAGFSLRNDWNSTLPQSNQSFLYYSARGSVVFSELLSEQLPKWFSFGKILVNYATAGAGGQPYQLDPIYVSETNTFRDVNLFRVSNVIPNPDLKNELTTTTEIGADLQFFNRRVGINVTYYQSKTENQIIYLPVSRASGYGSALINAGRLDNKGVEVQLSATPFKAKKPGDFQWDIQVNYARNQNSVVSLDPNGQIESFQLGSFFGIIVEAQPGQPFGSILGRSQRRDDQGRVIVDQAGMPLLTADLGVLGNATPEWTGGISNTFRFKGFDFNFLIDIRHGGDLFSGTNYYGHAAGQFEATGNNREDGFVVPNSVTESGEVNTTKVLPQDYYGNLYGRHDEYVYDASFIKLRSLTLGYTFPQKWVNNLRLQKLRISFYGRNLWLIKSNIPNVDPETGFSASGVNNIGFEYISTPSARTLGVRVNAKF